A region from the Candidatus Thiothrix putei genome encodes:
- the rlmN gene encoding 23S rRNA (adenine(2503)-C(2))-methyltransferase RlmN: MSDTVKKVNLLDFSHEGLKTYFTSIGEKPFRATQIIKWLHQLNVDSVDQMTNISKPLRQFLTDNAVIRAPEIVMDQQSADGTHKWLLRLDDGNAIETVFIPEDDRGTLCVSSQVGCALDCTFCSTARQGFNRNLTTAEIIGQLWVAKRTLQADPKGARVVSNVVMMGMGEPLLNFDNVINALRLMMDDNAYGLSKRRVTLSTSGVLPALDRLADTLDVSLAVSLHAPNDELRDQLVPLNRKYPIKDLLAMCRQFLEKKTTERNHITWEYVMLDGINDSDANAHELAKILKGIPSKINLIPFNPFPETRYKRSSNNRIHRFRDILTEAGYTVITRKTRGEDIDAACGQLAGQVNDKSRREIHFARIERL; this comes from the coding sequence GTGTCTGACACTGTTAAGAAAGTTAATCTGCTGGATTTTAGCCATGAAGGGCTGAAAACGTATTTCACTTCCATCGGTGAAAAGCCGTTTCGTGCCACCCAAATCATCAAGTGGCTGCACCAGCTTAATGTCGACAGTGTTGACCAGATGACCAATATCAGCAAACCGCTGCGCCAATTTTTAACGGATAATGCCGTGATTCGCGCCCCGGAAATCGTGATGGATCAGCAATCTGCTGATGGTACGCACAAGTGGTTGCTGCGGCTGGACGATGGCAATGCCATTGAAACCGTATTCATCCCCGAAGACGACCGGGGGACGCTGTGCGTTTCCTCGCAAGTCGGTTGTGCGCTGGATTGCACCTTCTGCTCCACTGCCCGCCAAGGTTTCAACCGCAATTTAACGACGGCGGAAATCATTGGGCAATTATGGGTCGCCAAACGCACCTTGCAAGCTGACCCCAAAGGTGCTCGCGTCGTCAGCAATGTGGTGATGATGGGCATGGGCGAACCTTTGCTGAATTTCGATAACGTCATCAATGCCTTACGCTTGATGATGGATGATAATGCTTACGGTCTGAGCAAACGCCGCGTCACCCTCAGCACCTCTGGCGTATTACCTGCATTGGATCGTTTAGCCGATACGCTGGATGTTTCACTCGCCGTTTCCTTGCACGCACCGAATGACGAATTGCGTGACCAACTGGTTCCCTTGAACCGCAAATACCCAATCAAGGACTTGCTCGCCATGTGCCGCCAGTTCTTGGAGAAAAAGACCACCGAACGCAATCACATTACGTGGGAATACGTGATGCTGGATGGCATCAATGATAGCGATGCCAATGCCCACGAACTCGCCAAAATACTGAAAGGCATTCCCTCGAAAATCAACCTGATTCCGTTCAACCCGTTTCCCGAAACGCGCTATAAACGTTCTAGTAACAATCGCATACACCGTTTCCGTGATATTCTGACCGAAGCAGGTTATACTGTCATCACCAGAAAAACACGGGGCGAGGATATTGATGCTGCTTGCGGGCAACTTGCAGGTCAGGTCAATGACAAAAGTCGCCGAGAGATACATTTCGCACGCATCGAACGGTTATAA
- the ndk gene encoding nucleoside-diphosphate kinase, with the protein MAIEQTISIIKPDAVAKNVIGQIYSRFENAGLKIVAAKMVHLSQERAEGFYAVHKERPFFGDLVAFMTSGPVMVQVLEGENAVAKNRELMGATNPKNADAGTIRADFADSIDENAVHGSDSLENAAIEIAYFFGEEGLCPRTR; encoded by the coding sequence ATGGCGATCGAACAAACCATTTCCATTATCAAACCTGACGCAGTGGCTAAAAACGTGATCGGTCAGATCTACAGCCGTTTTGAAAACGCTGGTCTGAAAATCGTTGCCGCTAAAATGGTTCACCTGAGCCAAGAACGCGCTGAAGGTTTCTACGCGGTACACAAAGAGCGCCCTTTCTTCGGTGATCTGGTCGCGTTCATGACCTCTGGCCCTGTCATGGTGCAAGTGCTGGAAGGTGAAAATGCCGTTGCTAAAAACCGTGAACTGATGGGTGCTACTAACCCTAAGAATGCAGACGCTGGTACAATTCGTGCAGACTTCGCTGATTCCATTGACGAAAATGCCGTTCACGGTTCTGACAGTCTGGAAAATGCTGCAATCGAAATCGCCTACTTCTTCGGTGAAGAAGGTCTGTGTCCGCGCACCCGTTAA
- a CDS encoding leucyl aminopeptidase family protein — protein sequence MFTHEKPAHSVAIHPLLPAAWEAFSASLPEAERQWAKLHDFKASSGQLCLVPDGQGGISKVLVGYSTDAGVRWALAALPNKLPGGHYHLVCDWLAEESLQASIGWGLGYYRFEHYTKPDNRARPVLVVESQQERAKAFVQAVALVRDLVNQPANHMMPQHLASAVQQLAHRFEADFSEVVGDDLLTQNYPAIHAVGRASAHAPRLLKLQWGNPEHPAVTLVGKGVCFDTGGLDIKPSQYMRLMKKDMGGAAHVLGLAQLIMQLQLPVHLRVLIPAVDNAIGGDAFRPGDILATRAGKSVEVDNTDAEGRLVLCDALADAVSHKPALLLDFATLTGAARVALGTEIPVFFSNNAALTAKLQAVATEADELIWNLPLHHPYFDQLKSGCADFTNSGGSYGGAITAALFLNEFVPETIPWVHFDVMAWNTRERAGRPIGGEAMGLFTVYHYLEAAYQKI from the coding sequence ATGTTTACACACGAAAAACCGGCGCATTCGGTGGCGATTCATCCGTTGTTGCCAGCAGCGTGGGAGGCGTTTAGCGCCTCTCTGCCTGAGGCTGAACGGCAATGGGCAAAATTGCACGATTTTAAGGCTAGTTCTGGGCAGCTTTGTTTAGTGCCAGACGGTCAGGGGGGCATCAGCAAAGTGTTGGTGGGTTATAGCACTGATGCTGGGGTACGTTGGGCGCTGGCGGCATTGCCGAACAAATTGCCAGGCGGACATTACCATCTGGTGTGCGATTGGTTGGCAGAAGAGAGCTTGCAAGCCAGCATCGGCTGGGGTTTGGGTTATTACCGCTTTGAGCATTACACCAAGCCGGATAACAGAGCTCGCCCTGTATTAGTCGTCGAGAGTCAGCAAGAGCGAGCTAAGGCGTTTGTTCAAGCGGTAGCACTGGTGCGTGACTTGGTGAATCAACCTGCTAATCACATGATGCCACAGCATTTAGCCTCAGCCGTGCAGCAATTGGCGCATAGGTTTGAGGCTGATTTTAGCGAAGTTGTCGGGGATGATTTGCTGACGCAGAATTATCCGGCGATCCACGCGGTTGGGCGTGCCAGCGCTCATGCGCCCCGTTTGTTGAAGCTGCAATGGGGAAACCCTGAGCATCCAGCAGTGACGCTGGTAGGGAAGGGGGTATGTTTCGATACGGGTGGCTTGGATATTAAACCTTCGCAGTACATGCGCCTGATGAAAAAAGACATGGGTGGTGCAGCTCATGTGTTAGGGCTGGCGCAATTGATTATGCAATTGCAATTGCCAGTCCACCTGCGGGTGCTGATTCCGGCGGTGGATAATGCGATTGGTGGGGATGCTTTCCGCCCTGGTGATATTCTTGCGACCCGTGCGGGCAAGTCGGTGGAAGTGGATAATACCGATGCGGAAGGGCGTTTGGTGTTGTGTGATGCCTTGGCGGATGCGGTGAGTCATAAGCCTGCCTTGCTGCTTGATTTTGCCACTCTGACGGGGGCAGCACGTGTCGCTTTAGGAACAGAAATCCCGGTATTTTTCAGTAATAACGCAGCACTGACGGCAAAGCTGCAAGCTGTAGCAACCGAAGCTGACGAATTGATCTGGAACTTACCTTTGCATCACCCGTATTTTGACCAATTGAAAAGTGGCTGCGCTGATTTTACTAACAGTGGCGGTAGTTATGGCGGGGCAATAACTGCTGCGTTATTCCTCAACGAGTTTGTGCCGGAAACGATACCTTGGGTACATTTTGATGTGATGGCTTGGAATACTCGTGAACGAGCCGGTCGTCCGATAGGAGGAGAGGCGATGGGCTTGTTTACCGTATATCATTATTTGGAAGCCGCTTATCAGAAAATTTGA
- a CDS encoding class I SAM-dependent methyltransferase, with the protein MVDFYDELAYETNPFPETHPGNLAALGRLFGISTVSPQQCRVLELGSATGGNLIPMAWHLPHSEFVGVELSSAQVAIGQRIVGQLNLQNIRLDVGDILELNPAVLGQFDYIIAHGVYSWVPSAVREKILALVRDCLSPHGLAYISYNLLPGWRMRGSLRDLLLHATREVSGADAKYHAAISALRRLQHALQGAEADSQRYVQKEIAYLLDSHPSYLLHEYLAGENNAFLFSEFLADAERHELQYVCETDLHTLFDTTLSMPAQAALSDIDDPLQHEQWMDFVRMRAFRKSILCRADVPLERVVDVDVFTTFFYSANLRLKGKENLSNTKPVVFLTPDNTELNVTHPLSKAALLYLQAVHPYTPDFDELYANAAERVRQAGGKQFANARSELVSEWFSLYSYRAVYGHLSPCLLKPEWSEYPQASALARVQAAEGWQSVASIRHQALSLDAFSRRLLQVLDGTHTVPELISRLCEEVEAGTLQIPGGKQAQTSGKGLEKEISTNVKHLLTVFARHGLMA; encoded by the coding sequence ATGGTCGATTTTTACGACGAACTTGCTTACGAAACCAATCCCTTTCCCGAAACACACCCCGGTAATCTTGCGGCGTTAGGGCGATTGTTTGGGATTTCCACTGTCTCTCCCCAACAGTGTCGCGTATTGGAACTGGGTTCGGCAACAGGTGGTAACTTGATTCCGATGGCTTGGCATTTGCCACACAGCGAATTTGTGGGGGTGGAACTCTCCTCAGCACAAGTAGCGATTGGACAACGTATTGTCGGCCAATTGAATCTACAGAATATTCGCTTGGATGTGGGCGATATTTTAGAACTTAACCCCGCAGTACTGGGGCAGTTTGATTACATTATTGCTCACGGGGTGTATTCGTGGGTTCCTTCCGCAGTACGTGAAAAAATCTTAGCATTGGTGCGGGACTGTTTGTCGCCACATGGTCTGGCTTACATTAGTTACAATTTGCTGCCCGGTTGGCGAATGCGGGGCAGTTTGCGTGATTTATTGTTGCACGCTACCCGTGAAGTTTCAGGGGCAGACGCCAAATATCATGCAGCCATTTCAGCCTTGCGCCGCTTGCAACACGCTTTACAAGGTGCAGAAGCTGACAGCCAGCGTTATGTGCAAAAAGAAATTGCCTATTTGCTTGATTCACACCCCAGTTATTTACTGCATGAGTATTTAGCGGGTGAAAATAATGCTTTTCTATTCAGTGAGTTCTTGGCAGATGCGGAACGGCATGAATTGCAATACGTGTGTGAAACGGATCTGCATACCTTGTTTGACACTACCTTAAGTATGCCTGCGCAAGCTGCGTTGAGCGACATTGACGACCCGTTGCAACATGAGCAGTGGATGGATTTTGTGCGAATGCGAGCCTTCCGCAAAAGTATCCTCTGCCGCGCTGATGTGCCATTGGAGCGTGTAGTGGATGTGGATGTGTTCACCACCTTCTTCTATAGCGCTAACTTACGTCTTAAGGGTAAGGAAAATCTCAGCAATACCAAACCTGTGGTTTTTTTGACCCCGGATAATACCGAGCTGAATGTCACGCATCCGCTTAGTAAAGCCGCTTTGCTGTATTTGCAGGCAGTGCATCCTTATACCCCAGATTTCGATGAGCTGTACGCCAATGCAGCAGAACGGGTTCGCCAAGCGGGTGGTAAGCAATTTGCCAATGCCCGCAGTGAATTGGTGAGTGAATGGTTCAGTTTGTACAGTTACCGGGCAGTATACGGTCATTTATCCCCCTGTTTACTCAAACCCGAATGGTCGGAGTACCCACAAGCCAGTGCGTTGGCGCGAGTACAGGCGGCAGAAGGTTGGCAAAGTGTTGCCAGCATCCGCCATCAGGCATTGAGCCTTGATGCGTTTTCCAGGCGCTTGCTGCAAGTGCTGGATGGTACGCACACAGTGCCGGAACTCATCAGCCGCTTGTGTGAGGAAGTGGAAGCAGGCACATTGCAAATTCCCGGTGGTAAACAAGCACAAACCAGTGGGAAGGGCTTAGAAAAAGAGATTAGCACCAACGTCAAACATTTGTTGACGGTGTTTGCACGGCATGGGTTAATGGCCTGA
- a CDS encoding TSUP family transporter, with translation MLLDFSVSQTLLVCLLFVWAGFVRTGLGFGGAALGLPLMLFINPDPLLWLPIIGTHLLFFSGLTLSQRLHNVDWAYLRQSSLYIIPPAIIGVFGLVSLPTLWLNVFIYSVSLLYGFIWMLNRTIESHQDWGDKLLLILGGYVAGTSLTGAPLMVAVYMRHVAKEQLRDTLFVLWFVLVSIKMSTFLALSVDMNVMAALLLIPVAAIGHVLGLKAHNAITQNDALFKRWIGGGLVIVSALGLLNL, from the coding sequence ATGCTGCTGGATTTTAGTGTTTCCCAAACCTTGCTTGTGTGCCTGCTCTTTGTGTGGGCAGGTTTTGTACGTACCGGTTTAGGGTTTGGCGGAGCCGCTTTGGGGTTGCCGCTGATGTTATTTATTAACCCGGATCCCTTGTTGTGGCTACCGATCATTGGCACGCATCTGTTGTTCTTTTCCGGCCTCACCCTGAGCCAACGTCTGCATAATGTGGATTGGGCTTACCTACGGCAATCGTCACTCTACATCATCCCGCCAGCGATCATCGGGGTTTTCGGTTTGGTCAGTCTGCCTACCTTGTGGCTGAATGTGTTTATTTATTCAGTCAGCTTGCTCTATGGCTTTATCTGGATGTTGAACCGCACGATTGAAAGTCATCAGGATTGGGGAGACAAACTCCTATTGATACTGGGGGGGTATGTGGCAGGCACATCATTGACAGGCGCACCGTTGATGGTCGCGGTCTACATGCGCCATGTTGCCAAAGAACAGTTACGTGATACCTTGTTTGTGCTGTGGTTTGTGCTGGTCAGCATTAAAATGAGCACTTTTCTTGCTTTATCCGTCGACATGAACGTGATGGCGGCCCTGCTATTAATTCCGGTCGCTGCCATTGGGCATGTATTGGGTTTGAAAGCCCATAACGCTATTACCCAGAATGACGCGCTGTTCAAACGTTGGATTGGAGGGGGCTTAGTCATCGTCAGTGCATTAGGGTTATTAAATCTGTAA
- a CDS encoding ABC transporter ATP-binding protein yields MKPLLSIQNLQVRFNTPENVVEAVCGVDLHLAAGETLAVVGESGAGKSQLFHAVMGLLPRNAQASGHVQFAGTELLNQPPRLLNQYRGKRMAMIFQDPMTALNPLLTIGRQLTEVLEVHQGMAAKAARQQALTLLEQVRIPDASRRLQSYPYELSGGMRQRVMIAMALLCEPELLIADEPTTALDVTVQSEILALLRDIRAVRNMAIILITHDLPLAGGLCDRIAVMRHGQILEIDTVNKLFQQPQHVYTRELLLASRH; encoded by the coding sequence GTGAAACCTCTATTATCCATCCAAAACTTGCAGGTACGTTTCAATACCCCCGAAAACGTAGTAGAAGCTGTGTGTGGTGTAGATTTGCACTTGGCTGCCGGAGAAACACTCGCAGTCGTCGGCGAATCCGGTGCAGGTAAAAGCCAATTATTCCATGCAGTTATGGGCTTATTGCCGCGTAATGCACAAGCCAGCGGGCACGTACAATTTGCAGGCACAGAATTATTAAATCAACCGCCACGCTTGCTGAACCAATACCGGGGTAAACGCATGGCGATGATTTTCCAAGACCCGATGACCGCACTCAACCCCTTGCTAACCATTGGGCGACAACTCACCGAAGTGCTCGAAGTGCACCAAGGCATGGCAGCCAAAGCTGCACGCCAACAAGCGCTTACCCTGCTGGAACAAGTACGGATTCCTGATGCCAGCCGCCGTTTGCAAAGTTACCCTTACGAACTGTCTGGCGGAATGCGTCAACGGGTGATGATTGCCATGGCCTTGCTGTGTGAACCAGAATTACTCATTGCGGACGAACCAACCACCGCATTGGATGTGACCGTACAATCTGAAATTTTAGCATTACTACGTGACATCCGGGCGGTGCGAAACATGGCAATTATCTTGATTACCCATGACCTGCCACTTGCGGGTGGCCTGTGTGACCGGATAGCAGTCATGCGTCATGGTCAAATCCTGGAAATTGACACCGTAAACAAGCTATTCCAACAACCGCAACACGTTTATACCCGCGAATTACTCCTCGCATCCCGACACTGA
- a CDS encoding folate-binding protein translates to MKTEWKTFLIDHGAEFSGDSLVSFGNPERERRIPPQGAILCDLSHFGLISVSGEDATTFLQGQLTNDIKQVTDTQSQLSAYCTPKGRALATFFITKRQGVYYLSVSRDLLEPILKRLRMYVMRSKVALEDASASLVHFGFAAPDGDVRLQEILGKAPANAYDTLQINGLTIMRQPAPIPRFKILGELDDTKKLWERLNVNAACVGRSSWEYFNVMSGVPMVTQASSEAWVPQMLNMHLINGVSFTKGCFPGQEIVARLKYLGKSKRQMYRIGIPHCVNIPKTGKNFSSDTDPEAGTILNATLNPDGYVEALAVMKIAEAHKPLHLGEYAIQMLELPYALETE, encoded by the coding sequence ATGAAAACAGAATGGAAAACTTTTCTTATTGATCACGGCGCAGAATTCAGCGGTGACTCACTCGTGTCTTTTGGCAACCCCGAACGTGAACGCCGTATCCCACCTCAAGGCGCTATTCTATGTGATTTATCGCATTTTGGCCTGATCAGTGTCAGCGGTGAAGATGCTACTACCTTCCTACAAGGTCAGTTAACTAACGACATTAAGCAAGTCACCGATACACAGTCCCAACTGAGTGCTTATTGCACCCCGAAAGGTCGCGCACTGGCGACATTTTTCATTACCAAACGCCAAGGGGTTTACTACCTCAGTGTGTCACGGGATCTGCTGGAACCCATCCTCAAACGTTTACGCATGTATGTCATGCGCTCCAAAGTTGCACTGGAAGATGCCAGTGCCAGCTTAGTACATTTCGGTTTCGCCGCACCGGATGGTGATGTACGCCTACAAGAAATTCTCGGCAAAGCACCAGCCAATGCTTATGATACTTTGCAGATCAATGGCTTAACCATTATGCGCCAACCTGCACCGATTCCTCGCTTCAAAATCTTGGGCGAATTGGACGATACCAAAAAACTGTGGGAACGCCTTAACGTCAACGCTGCCTGTGTCGGACGCAGCAGTTGGGAATATTTTAACGTCATGTCGGGCGTACCGATGGTCACGCAAGCCAGCTCAGAAGCGTGGGTTCCACAAATGCTGAATATGCATTTAATTAATGGTGTTAGCTTTACTAAAGGCTGCTTCCCCGGTCAGGAAATCGTTGCCCGCTTGAAATATCTGGGAAAAAGTAAACGCCAGATGTACCGCATTGGTATTCCGCATTGTGTAAATATCCCAAAGACTGGCAAAAATTTTTCCAGCGATACCGACCCAGAAGCAGGTACTATCCTGAATGCCACGCTGAATCCCGATGGTTATGTGGAGGCATTAGCGGTGATGAAAATTGCAGAAGCACACAAACCCTTACACTTAGGCGAATACGCTATTCAGATGCTGGAATTGCCTTATGCATTGGAAACCGAGTAA
- a CDS encoding peptidylprolyl isomerase gives MRFNTNKMIATGLVGLTLMATNLYADDQKVVATVNGTDITQETLDTVVGMVGGMPGAQVDTKAIIDDLIITELARQEANKAGLAERQEIKDKIKDATDRLVLNTWTQEKAASFKPSDDELKKAYEERTSGEKLEYKARHILMKTKEEAQSIIKELENKVDFADLAKKSSDGPSANQGGDLGWFKPSTMVKPFADAVAKMEPGTITKEPVQTEFGWHVIKLEERRDVKPPEFDTLKPQLEREYQQKKMLAYMDELKAKADIKVMLPETKPAADAPKAEDKPTEAKPEEKK, from the coding sequence ATGCGTTTTAACACTAATAAAATGATTGCAACCGGGCTGGTTGGCTTAACACTGATGGCGACAAACCTGTATGCGGATGACCAAAAAGTCGTCGCAACGGTCAATGGCACTGACATCACCCAAGAAACGCTGGATACCGTAGTCGGCATGGTCGGTGGAATGCCAGGGGCGCAAGTTGACACCAAAGCCATTATCGACGACTTAATTATCACCGAATTAGCCCGTCAAGAAGCCAATAAAGCCGGGCTGGCTGAACGTCAGGAAATCAAGGACAAGATCAAGGATGCGACTGACCGTCTGGTACTCAACACCTGGACACAGGAAAAAGCAGCTTCCTTCAAGCCTAGCGACGATGAGCTGAAAAAAGCGTATGAAGAACGTACAAGCGGTGAAAAGCTGGAATACAAAGCCCGCCATATCCTGATGAAAACCAAAGAAGAAGCGCAAAGCATTATCAAGGAACTGGAAAACAAGGTTGATTTTGCAGACTTAGCCAAAAAATCATCTGATGGTCCTTCAGCCAACCAAGGTGGCGACTTAGGTTGGTTCAAACCCAGCACCATGGTTAAACCCTTTGCCGATGCTGTTGCTAAAATGGAACCCGGTACGATTACTAAAGAACCTGTACAAACTGAATTCGGCTGGCATGTCATTAAACTGGAAGAGCGTCGTGACGTAAAACCACCGGAATTCGACACCCTGAAACCACAACTGGAACGTGAATACCAGCAGAAAAAGATGCTGGCCTATATGGATGAGCTGAAAGCCAAAGCAGACATCAAGGTAATGCTACCGGAAACTAAACCCGCAGCAGATGCACCTAAAGCAGAAGACAAACCGACTGAAGCTAAGCCAGAAGAAAAGAAATAA
- a CDS encoding YciI family protein has product MLYVIIGEDVENSLAQRLAARPAHLERLHALRDAGHLLLAGPNPAIDSNDPGEAGFSGSVIIAEFDSLEAAQCWADADPYRAAGVYQRVTVKPFKKVLP; this is encoded by the coding sequence ATGTTATATGTCATTATTGGCGAAGATGTTGAAAACAGTCTGGCACAACGGCTGGCAGCACGCCCGGCACATCTGGAGCGCCTTCATGCCTTGCGTGATGCAGGTCATTTGCTATTAGCTGGCCCTAATCCTGCGATTGACAGTAATGATCCGGGCGAAGCGGGCTTCAGCGGCAGCGTCATTATTGCTGAATTTGACTCACTAGAAGCAGCACAATGTTGGGCAGATGCTGACCCTTACCGGGCAGCCGGTGTTTACCAACGTGTCACTGTGAAACCCTTCAAAAAAGTTTTACCTTAA
- a CDS encoding septation protein A: protein MKFLFDFFPVALFFLVYKFFGELPPAWIAAANQLPLMAINQSEPKDAILMATLVIILATILQNALYFAMHRRFERMHLITLAILIVFGTLTLFLKDPIFIKWKVSIINWGFALAFLISQYVGARKTLTERMMSSALQVPPKIWQTTNLMWVGFFVFIGVLNLIVAYAFSEEIWVDFKLFGVLGLTFAFIIAQVFYLQKHAIETAENTP, encoded by the coding sequence ATGAAGTTCCTGTTTGACTTTTTCCCGGTGGCGCTATTCTTTCTGGTGTACAAGTTCTTCGGCGAGCTGCCGCCAGCGTGGATTGCTGCCGCTAATCAGTTGCCACTCATGGCGATCAACCAAAGCGAACCGAAAGATGCCATCTTAATGGCCACACTGGTTATCATTTTAGCGACTATTCTACAAAATGCCCTGTATTTTGCGATGCACCGTCGCTTTGAACGGATGCACCTGATCACCTTAGCCATCCTCATCGTCTTTGGTACACTCACCCTCTTCCTGAAAGACCCTATTTTTATCAAGTGGAAAGTCAGCATTATCAACTGGGGCTTTGCCTTAGCTTTCTTGATCAGTCAATACGTTGGAGCACGTAAAACGCTGACAGAACGCATGATGTCAAGCGCTTTGCAAGTACCACCCAAGATTTGGCAAACCACTAATCTCATGTGGGTAGGCTTTTTTGTATTCATTGGCGTACTGAATTTAATCGTAGCCTATGCTTTCAGCGAAGAAATTTGGGTAGACTTCAAACTGTTTGGCGTACTCGGTTTAACCTTTGCCTTTATCATTGCACAAGTGTTCTACCTGCAAAAACACGCGATTGAAACCGCTGAAAACACCCCCTAA
- a CDS encoding L-threonylcarbamoyladenylate synthase, giving the protein MSQYFQIHPENPQIRLIRQAVTIIRDGGVVVFPTDSSYAIGCHLGDKAAMERIQRIRRVDNKHNFTLICRDLSEISLYGQVDNMNYRLIKSLTPGPYTFILQATREVPRRLQNPKRKTIGVRIPDHIVTQTLLQELNEPLMSSTLILPGDDLPMVDPYQIRLSLEHQVDLIIDGGFCGHEPTTVVDLMEARPVILREGKGNVDWLVEH; this is encoded by the coding sequence ATGAGTCAGTATTTTCAAATTCACCCAGAAAACCCTCAGATACGCTTGATTCGTCAGGCAGTGACTATCATCCGTGATGGCGGTGTGGTGGTGTTTCCAACAGATTCCAGTTATGCCATTGGTTGCCATTTGGGTGACAAGGCGGCAATGGAACGTATTCAACGTATCCGCCGCGTCGACAATAAACATAATTTCACCTTGATTTGCCGCGATTTGTCGGAAATTTCCTTGTATGGTCAAGTGGATAATATGAATTATCGCTTGATCAAATCGTTGACACCGGGGCCGTACACTTTCATTTTACAGGCGACTCGCGAAGTACCGCGCCGTTTGCAAAATCCTAAGCGTAAGACGATAGGGGTGCGCATACCGGATCATATTGTCACGCAAACCTTGTTACAGGAACTGAATGAGCCATTAATGTCGAGTACCCTGATTTTACCGGGGGATGATTTGCCGATGGTTGATCCTTACCAGATTCGTTTGTCTTTGGAGCATCAAGTGGATTTGATTATTGACGGCGGTTTTTGTGGGCATGAACCCACTACGGTAGTGGATTTGATGGAAGCCCGGCCTGTCATACTGCGTGAGGGTAAAGGCAATGTTGACTGGTTGGTGGAGCACTAA
- a CDS encoding site-2 protease family protein encodes MAIVAVAGPSANLLMAVFWVLMMPVFASLIPDANIADGFITMAQIGLVFNLVLLVLNLLPIPPLDGGRVLAGLVPRNMADVLDKIEPYGFPILIVLLLLGVLDQIIGPIIGTLYNLLTSII; translated from the coding sequence ATGGCGATTGTAGCGGTTGCAGGGCCTTCTGCGAATTTGCTGATGGCCGTGTTTTGGGTACTCATGATGCCAGTGTTTGCGAGCTTAATACCCGATGCTAATATTGCTGACGGGTTTATTACCATGGCGCAAATTGGTTTGGTGTTCAACCTGGTGTTATTGGTACTAAATTTATTACCCATTCCCCCGTTAGATGGTGGGCGGGTGTTAGCAGGCTTAGTGCCGCGAAATATGGCGGATGTCTTGGATAAGATTGAGCCTTACGGTTTTCCTATTCTGATCGTTTTGCTATTGCTAGGTGTATTGGATCAAATTATTGGTCCTATTATTGGTACACTTTACAATCTGCTTACCTCTATTATTTGA